Proteins from one Vicinamibacteria bacterium genomic window:
- a CDS encoding AarF/UbiB family protein, which produces MLTPRSLSRLQKIAATFVRYGFEDVLSSFDLLSWIGLRPRRKRKPAERQQSRARKLRLALEELGTSYIKLGQLLSTRPDLLPQAYMEELGRLQDRVAPIPFEGMKEVLESELGAPIDETFERFDEEPIASASIAQVYRARLRESRSGVEGDVAVKVVKPGVPELVSVDLDILREVAERLSRSALANRYDFHGLNSQLETTLRAELNLRQEASNADRLRDSLREFTMLRVPRVVDELARERVLVLEYVEGARLSDSVAPHPQIADELWRAYLKQILLDGAFQCDPHPGNFLLDDTGRLTVLDFGMIAYISRENQLRLMGLLLALVDRDGDSAARLCLEMGVTGRDFVEPHFRAAVSHLVARYVGVKLKELPFGIIMRDILILSARHDVQIPPEMLLLGKTLLNLEPLCRKLDPEMDPVKTMKSFSMRLFEEQIRRDMSWERLAALILELRSFAYEVPLGTRRLVSQMANNQLRVGISIEKAEEMQVAIRDVANRISLGVITAALILGSAFLLSIDAGPVIFGYPVFALLGFLLAAGLGIYVVAQILTGRH; this is translated from the coding sequence TTGCTCACGCCTCGAAGCCTCTCCCGACTGCAGAAGATAGCGGCCACCTTCGTCCGTTACGGTTTCGAGGACGTCCTCTCGAGCTTCGATCTGCTGTCCTGGATTGGCCTGCGCCCCCGAAGAAAGCGGAAGCCCGCCGAGCGTCAGCAGAGTCGCGCCCGGAAGCTACGGCTCGCGCTCGAGGAGCTCGGCACGAGCTACATCAAACTCGGACAGCTCCTATCGACTCGTCCCGATCTTCTCCCCCAAGCCTATATGGAGGAGCTCGGACGCCTTCAGGACCGTGTCGCCCCAATTCCCTTCGAGGGAATGAAAGAGGTGCTGGAGAGCGAGCTGGGCGCGCCCATCGACGAGACCTTCGAGCGCTTCGATGAAGAGCCCATCGCATCCGCTTCGATCGCCCAGGTTTACCGAGCACGGCTTCGCGAGTCTCGATCCGGAGTCGAGGGAGACGTCGCCGTCAAGGTCGTCAAACCGGGAGTTCCCGAACTCGTCAGTGTCGACCTGGACATTCTTCGCGAGGTGGCAGAACGGCTCTCCCGCTCCGCGCTCGCCAACCGCTATGATTTCCATGGCCTGAACTCCCAGCTGGAGACGACCCTTCGCGCCGAGCTCAACCTTCGCCAGGAAGCCTCCAACGCGGATCGACTTCGTGACTCTTTGCGGGAGTTCACGATGCTGCGCGTTCCTCGAGTCGTGGACGAGCTCGCTCGTGAGCGGGTCCTGGTGCTGGAATACGTGGAGGGCGCACGGCTATCCGATTCGGTCGCTCCCCATCCGCAGATCGCCGACGAGCTGTGGCGAGCGTATCTGAAACAGATCCTGCTCGACGGCGCGTTCCAGTGCGATCCGCACCCTGGCAACTTCCTCCTCGACGACACCGGGCGCCTCACCGTGCTCGACTTTGGGATGATCGCCTACATATCGCGCGAGAACCAGCTGCGCCTCATGGGGCTTCTGCTCGCTCTCGTCGACCGCGATGGCGACAGCGCCGCGAGACTCTGTCTCGAAATGGGTGTGACCGGCCGCGACTTCGTCGAGCCCCATTTCCGGGCCGCGGTATCCCACCTCGTCGCCCGTTATGTCGGCGTCAAGCTCAAAGAGCTTCCCTTCGGCATCATCATGCGCGACATCCTGATCCTCTCGGCTCGGCACGACGTCCAGATTCCCCCCGAGATGCTGCTCCTGGGGAAGACCCTTCTGAACCTCGAGCCCCTCTGCCGCAAACTCGATCCGGAGATGGATCCAGTCAAGACGATGAAGTCGTTCTCGATGCGCCTGTTCGAGGAGCAGATCCGACGTGATATGAGCTGGGAGCGGCTGGCGGCTCTGATACTCGAGCTGCGCTCGTTCGCCTACGAGGTGCCGCTCGGCACCAGAAGGCTCGTGAGCCAGATGGCCAACAACCAGCTTCGCGTCGGCATCTCCATCGAGAAGGCAGAGGAGATGCAAGTTGCGATTCGCGACGTCGCAAATCGCATCTCCCTCGGCGTGATCACCGCGGCGCTCATACTCGGCTCCGCCTTCCTCTTGAGCATCGACGCCGGACCCGTCATCTTCGGGTATCCGGTTTTTGCCCTGCTCGGCTTCTTGTTGGCGGCGGGCCTGGGCATCTACGTCGTGGCCCAAATTCTGACCGGCCGACATTAG
- a CDS encoding transglycosylase SLT domain-containing protein: MASTQNRNIAEIPAAPSESNGSSNSAEPRLKDAREVQHIIVRQGPGWQVTALLLLSLLLLTTIAVAFYAFHRVGELNDQMGSTMRRVEQKIQNLDAGISFESKRQQLLLGIRDEIMRTNPRVSLAEAYEYADLVMKSSEKYPSVEPLMLVSIGIVESGYDHLATSTADAKGIYQIWPSTGRLLARALDWEYSDALLYDPSANTELAALYLDILFSAYNDHSMVLAEYNGGPLNAGYYRAGSSKTAEETKDYVRKVNAVYEALQNKFELGVDVTLLPMHKDRSRHGKLLGVPPPPRDVLSPDATSRTELAAGQ, from the coding sequence ATGGCTAGTACTCAAAACCGCAATATCGCGGAGATCCCAGCGGCGCCATCGGAGTCGAACGGTTCTTCGAACTCTGCGGAGCCGCGCCTGAAAGACGCTCGCGAAGTCCAACACATCATCGTGCGCCAGGGGCCCGGGTGGCAGGTTACGGCATTGCTTCTTTTGTCCCTGCTCTTATTGACGACGATTGCCGTGGCTTTCTACGCCTTCCACCGAGTCGGTGAGCTCAACGACCAGATGGGAAGCACGATGCGACGTGTCGAGCAAAAGATCCAGAACCTCGATGCTGGGATCAGCTTCGAGTCGAAGCGGCAGCAGCTCCTGCTCGGAATACGCGACGAGATCATGCGGACCAATCCCCGGGTGAGCCTGGCCGAGGCGTACGAGTATGCCGACCTGGTCATGAAGTCGAGCGAAAAGTACCCTTCGGTGGAGCCCCTGATGCTGGTCTCGATCGGCATCGTCGAGAGCGGATACGACCACCTGGCCACCTCGACGGCGGATGCCAAGGGAATCTATCAAATCTGGCCCTCGACGGGACGGCTTCTGGCGCGGGCTCTCGACTGGGAATACTCGGATGCGCTGTTGTACGACCCCAGCGCGAACACCGAGCTCGCGGCCCTGTACCTCGACATTCTGTTCTCCGCTTATAACGACCACAGCATGGTGCTCGCGGAGTACAATGGCGGACCGCTCAACGCCGGCTACTACCGGGCGGGAAGCAGCAAGACCGCGGAGGAGACGAAAGACTACGTCAGGAAGGTCAACGCGGTCTACGAAGCGTTGCAGAACAAGTTCGAGCTCGGCGTCGACGTAACGCTTCTTCCCATGCACAAGGATCGCTCGCGCCATGGGAAGCTCCTTGGAGTTCCGCCTCCGCCGCGTGACGTTCTTTCTCCGGACGCGACGTCGCGCACCGAGCTCGCCGCCGGCCAGTAG